In Funiculus sociatus GB2-C1, the sequence CCAGTCTTCTAAGGACTGTTCGGCAACAGTATTCGGAGAACTCTCAATTCCAGCATTATTGAAAGCAATGTCAATCCGACCATATTTCTGAACGCAAGTATCAATAAATGCTTTAATTTCCTCTTCCTTGCGGACATCTACTTTCTGATAGCTAGCTTTACCGCCTTGAGCGTTAATTTCTTGGGCAACCTTCTCCCCAAGTGCTTCCCGCCGACCGCAAAAGTGAACAGCGGCCCCTTCCTTAGCAAACGCCCGTGCGGTTGCTTCCCCAATTCCTGATGTGGCACCAGTAATTACAACGACTTTGCCTGCAAATCTTCCCTCTGGTTTAGCGGAAACTTGCTGTGCGACGGCAGACTGTGGCGTATTTGCATCAACCCGTCCGCCAACCGTCATTGCAGCAACACCTGCCAAGCCTGCGCCACCGTAAAGCATTATGCGACGGCGACTGACCCCTATAGTTTTCTCACGACGAGGGGTTTTGACATCACTAGAGGCGTTGTGTTCAAAATCGTTTGTCATTTTTGCTTTCCCTAGCTTTGCTTTAAGGCTGCAATTGGCTCTTGTATTATCCAAAGCTTAGAAAAGATAAAATGTACATTCATGACCGATTCTTGCTGTCGTTTATGCTAATCTTGCTTTTCTGCGTGCTGCAATAGCATTAAAGACTATCCCGATAGCCTTTAGGTGTTGTACCTGTGGCTTTACGAAATTGGGCAGTAAAGTGGCTTTGATTAGAGAAACCAACCCGATATGCCACTTCAGCAACGGGAAGATGGGTTACAGACAACAAGATTTTTGCTCGTTCCATCCGCCGATGAGTAATGTAGCGATGCGGCGGTTGACCTGTGGCAGTTTTAAAAGCACGAGCAAAGTGAAAGGGACTTATATGCACAACACTAGCCAAGTCTGCAATGCTCAAATTTTCAGCCAGATGTTCTTCAATAAAATCTTTGACTAGGCTCAACCTGGGGGTGTCAAGCGCTCCATCTTGTAGAGCTGGCGAAATCCGTGTCCCGCTATAATTTCGTAGAAGATGAACCGCTAATAGGTTGGTCAGGGACTCAGTATAAAGTTTCCCAGCTAAACCGCCGTTGAGCATTTCGGACTTGAACAACTGCGCCAAATGCAGGATGGTCGGGTCTGCAAACATGACGCGGTAATCAATTTCAACATTGCTAGACAAAGAACTTTCTGCTGCTATTCGGCTCAGCAAGTTTGCGTCTAGCATCATGTGAACGCACTCACTCGGTCGCTGTGAGTGTAACCAAACAAACTCGCACGATGAGTAGAGGAAAACACTTCCGGGATGCAGCGATGTTGTTTGGCTTGAACCTCCATCAACACACCACGTCACGCGCTCGTGGGGAGCAAAGGCGACACCGACAAGGTGTTTGGGCATCGTCTTATCGTTCTCACCAGGTGGTGTCAGGGAATACTCGACTGTGATGCTATCCCATTCGGCTTTGAGGCTAGACCCTACTTCAGGTTTCAATCCGGGCATGATTTTTACCTCTGCTGATAGGCTGAGAGCAGGGATTCCTGTCAGGAACGCAAGCGTAGCGAAGGCGAAGTGAAAGCGAGCGGATCGGGTTTGCTTTTGATACGAAGCAGTATCCTCAATTCAAAGTCAGCGTGTCAAGAGGCGCTTCTTTGGCTAACAGAGAAAAGTTCGTGTTTTAACCTAAGACATGAACGATAGGCGATCGCGCTATCTGACCTTGACTCCATAGAGAAAGATGGGATTATTTCTTTGATTCTTAGGATATATTCTTGAAATATGCCACTTTGTTGTAAATTCGCTTACACTCTATCCTATTTGCTCATTCCGAGAAATTTTTATGGAAACT encodes:
- a CDS encoding SDR family NAD(P)-dependent oxidoreductase: MTNDFEHNASSDVKTPRREKTIGVSRRRIMLYGGAGLAGVAAMTVGGRVDANTPQSAVAQQVSAKPEGRFAGKVVVITGATSGIGEATARAFAKEGAAVHFCGRREALGEKVAQEINAQGGKASYQKVDVRKEEEIKAFIDTCVQKYGRIDIAFNNAGIESSPNTVAEQSLEDWMNVMTTNATGTFLSMKYELPVMLKQGSGAIINNASVSSHVGFATIAPYSASKHAIASLTKVAALEYADKNIRINSISPGAVDTPMLRRAMAAWKLSEEQIANEYPLKRLVAPEEIAKTVLWLSSADPTCIIGTDIDVTGGYLTK
- a CDS encoding helix-turn-helix domain-containing protein, yielding MPGLKPEVGSSLKAEWDSITVEYSLTPPGENDKTMPKHLVGVAFAPHERVTWCVDGGSSQTTSLHPGSVFLYSSCEFVWLHSQRPSECVHMMLDANLLSRIAAESSLSSNVEIDYRVMFADPTILHLAQLFKSEMLNGGLAGKLYTESLTNLLAVHLLRNYSGTRISPALQDGALDTPRLSLVKDFIEEHLAENLSIADLASVVHISPFHFARAFKTATGQPPHRYITHRRMERAKILLSVTHLPVAEVAYRVGFSNQSHFTAQFRKATGTTPKGYRDSL